The Sphingobium sp. JS3065 genome includes a region encoding these proteins:
- a CDS encoding ABC transporter ATP-binding protein: protein MNEILKVGGLKRSFTQGGVTIEVLRGVDLSVAPGEIVALLGPSGSGKSTLLQAVGLLEGGFDGSIRIGGEEAAKLDNDGRTRLRRDALGFVYQFHHLLPDFNAVENVILPQVIRDADMASARVRAESLLGSLGLGHRLEHRPSQLSGGEQQRVAVARALANRPALVLADEPTGNLDERTADVVLAEFLRLVREEGSAALVATHNERLARKMDRVVRLHEGLLDESSGRM, encoded by the coding sequence ATGAATGAGATATTGAAGGTCGGCGGCCTGAAGCGCAGCTTCACCCAGGGCGGCGTCACCATAGAGGTGCTGCGCGGCGTCGACCTGTCAGTGGCGCCGGGGGAGATCGTGGCGTTGCTCGGCCCATCGGGATCGGGAAAATCGACCCTGCTTCAGGCGGTCGGGCTGCTGGAGGGCGGCTTCGACGGATCGATCCGCATCGGCGGCGAAGAAGCGGCGAAACTCGACAATGACGGGCGGACGCGGTTGCGCCGTGACGCGCTGGGCTTCGTCTACCAGTTCCATCATCTGCTCCCCGACTTCAACGCGGTGGAGAATGTCATATTGCCGCAGGTGATCCGCGACGCCGACATGGCGAGCGCCCGCGTTCGCGCCGAATCGCTGTTGGGATCGTTGGGCCTTGGCCATCGCCTCGAACATCGGCCAAGCCAGTTGTCCGGCGGCGAGCAGCAGCGCGTGGCCGTGGCGCGAGCGCTCGCCAACCGGCCTGCCCTCGTTCTGGCGGACGAGCCGACCGGCAATCTGGACGAGCGGACCGCCGATGTCGTGCTGGCCGAATTCCTGCGGCTGGTGCGGGAGGAAGGCTCCGCCGCGCTGGTGGCCACGCATAATGAGCGGCTGGCGCGGAAGATGGACCGGGTGGTCCGCCTTCACGAAGGACTGCTGGACGAAAGTTCAGGCCGAATGTGA
- a CDS encoding diguanylate cyclase — protein sequence MRLATITNYAYGATVALTLVSGAVMLMASSIEEKERAAVEQRAVFDQMTSTLEEDSYRLTEHARAFAITGDPSHIIAYRREKAALRSVERRIAHLHDQGASIAELAALREGLHWADALIDEQEAAIKAAESRDQGTARKILFGDEYGRELDRVAAQIGKFQYMLDQRTENTVRQATEAARQWRLMSEIMLGATALLFLCVLYFILKQRILRPVVRLSDVVTRLAAQDYAAVPPDFPQVDEIGDMAQAIRIFRENGLERQRLEQERDADRITRDQLSRMTQRLQGCDNISDLVEVVRRFAPEIAPGFAGRLYMHDTRRNVMAQACDWLSPRQSGEEFAPTACWALRRGQTHKPTGEMVDIPCEHLAGNIVASTICIPLTAQGESIGLLYVEQPDDRTAEQISRTERYLEMLAENISLALANLRLRDALRQMAMADPLTGLANRRRFDTVFRERVIHAENAMAPLACLMVDIDHFKRFNDSHGHDAGDAVLRAVGAVLNEALREKDCAFRLGGEEFVLLMPGFAQDQAIDRAIQVQQKLQDLRVEHRGEELGPITASFGLAVFPDHGRAETLVRTADAALLRAKSQGRNQIVIATVRDVASHSA from the coding sequence ATGCGATTAGCCACCATCACCAACTATGCCTATGGGGCCACCGTGGCCCTCACGCTGGTATCGGGCGCCGTCATGCTCATGGCGTCCAGCATCGAAGAGAAAGAACGCGCCGCCGTCGAACAGCGTGCCGTCTTCGATCAGATGACCTCCACGCTGGAGGAGGACAGCTATCGCCTGACCGAACATGCGCGCGCCTTTGCGATCACGGGCGACCCGTCGCATATCATCGCCTATCGCCGGGAAAAGGCGGCGCTCCGCTCGGTCGAACGGAGGATTGCCCATCTGCACGATCAGGGAGCCAGCATCGCCGAACTCGCGGCCCTGCGGGAGGGTTTGCACTGGGCCGATGCGCTGATCGACGAGCAGGAAGCCGCCATCAAGGCCGCCGAAAGCAGAGACCAGGGAACAGCGCGCAAGATATTGTTCGGTGACGAATATGGCCGGGAACTGGATCGCGTCGCCGCCCAGATCGGCAAGTTCCAATATATGCTGGACCAGCGGACGGAAAACACCGTCCGGCAGGCAACCGAAGCGGCCCGGCAATGGCGGCTCATGTCGGAAATCATGCTGGGCGCGACCGCCCTGCTGTTCCTGTGCGTGCTCTATTTCATCCTGAAGCAGCGCATCCTGCGTCCGGTGGTGCGGCTGAGCGATGTCGTGACCCGGCTGGCGGCGCAGGATTATGCTGCCGTGCCACCCGATTTTCCCCAGGTGGACGAGATCGGCGACATGGCGCAGGCCATCCGCATTTTCCGGGAAAACGGCCTGGAAAGGCAAAGGCTGGAACAGGAACGGGATGCGGACCGGATCACGCGCGATCAGCTTTCGCGCATGACCCAACGCCTGCAAGGATGCGACAATATAAGCGATCTTGTCGAGGTCGTCCGACGTTTCGCGCCTGAAATCGCGCCCGGTTTCGCTGGACGGCTCTACATGCACGACACCCGCCGCAATGTGATGGCGCAGGCCTGCGACTGGCTGTCGCCCCGGCAGTCGGGCGAGGAATTCGCGCCGACGGCCTGCTGGGCGCTGAGGCGCGGGCAGACCCACAAGCCGACCGGCGAGATGGTCGACATTCCGTGCGAGCATCTGGCCGGAAACATCGTGGCGTCCACCATCTGCATTCCCCTGACGGCGCAAGGGGAAAGCATCGGCCTGCTCTATGTCGAGCAGCCTGACGACCGGACCGCGGAACAGATCAGCCGCACGGAAAGATATCTGGAAATGCTGGCGGAAAATATCAGCCTGGCGCTCGCCAATCTGCGGCTGCGCGACGCGCTGCGCCAGATGGCAATGGCTGACCCGCTGACCGGCCTTGCCAACCGGCGCCGCTTCGACACTGTATTCAGGGAGCGGGTGATCCATGCCGAAAACGCGATGGCGCCGCTGGCCTGCCTGATGGTCGACATCGACCATTTCAAGCGGTTCAACGACAGCCATGGCCATGACGCAGGCGATGCGGTGCTGCGCGCCGTGGGGGCCGTGCTCAACGAAGCGCTGCGCGAAAAGGACTGCGCTTTCCGCCTGGGCGGGGAGGAGTTCGTGCTGCTCATGCCCGGCTTCGCGCAGGATCAGGCGATCGATCGCGCTATCCAGGTGCAGCAGAAATTGCAGGATCTGCGCGTCGAGCATCGGGGTGAGGAACTGGGGCCGATCACCGCATCCTTCGGCCTGGCCGTCTTCCCCGACCATGGCCGGGCGGAGACGCTGGTCCGGACGGCCGATGCCGCGCTGCTTCGGGCGAAAAGCCAGGGCCGCAACCAGATCGTCATCGCGACGGTCCGGGATGTGGCGTCACATTCGGCCTGA
- the dnaE gene encoding DNA polymerase III subunit alpha, with product MPHAGFVPLRVFSSFTMLEGAIDPKKIAKQAKALGFPAAAITDRNGLYGSMAFSDACKGEGVQPIIGAMVGVARPERPANAAAVHDWIALYAQDAVGYDNLCALVSMAHLDRPVEEVPHISLDMLEGRTDGLIALTAGGEGALARLFAEDQPAAAHAYVKRLEALFPGRLYIEICRRLDPVEGKAEPELLALAYARDLPLVATNPTCFTEPHFHEAHDVMLCIADSAYVETPDRRTSSPDAWMKPAAEMKRLFEDLPEALANTLVVAQRCAVAAPKRKPILPSLAGDIEGEAKMLRDQAADGLEARLAKAGITDEEARKPYFDRLKFETDIIIQMGFPGYFLIVADFIRWAKDHDIPVGPGRGSGAGSVVAWALTITDLDPLQLGLLFERFLNPERVSMPDFDIDFCETRRGEVIRYVQQKYGADHVAQIITFGKLKARAVLKDTGRVLQMSYGQVDRLAKLVPNHPTDPWTLERSLNGVAEFRAEYDNDAQVKRLIDYAMKLEGFPRHSSTHAAGVVIADRPLSQLVPLYRDPRSDMPVTQFDMKYVEGAGLVKFDFLGLKTLSVLQKAVQLLAGRGVEIDLNALGWDDPAVYELLQRGDTVGVFQLESEGMRKTLAAVRPTNFGDIIALVSLYRPGPMDNIPMFGRRKNGQEDIEYPHILLKPILEETYGIFVYQEQVMQAAQILAGYSLGDADLLRRAMGKKIKAEMDAQRARFVEGCAKSDIAAGKANDLFDLIDKFAGYGFNKSHAAAYALLAYQTAWLKAHYPAEFYAASMAFDIHLTDKLTVFVDDMRRMGLGCLAPDINRSEADFSVEAVEQEGDDPRLAFAVRYALGGLKGVGEKAMEQLVAERDAGGPFKSLDDFADRIEPRLLNRRQLESLAAAGAFDGVHADRAGVHAAAETILSVASSAAEARESGQGGLFGDVETPHADVRIPPHQTWSTADRMAQEKDAFGFYFSAHPVDRYRHLAEARGAKSYGAICTEPVAEGGRANGVMAAMVEDVRWRETKRGARYAAATFSDSSGQFQASCFDEDACKAIEDMAREGDCALLMVELDRLPGEETPRVTIRGVEPFRQLANNSRMELIVDVSDATAVEALAQLLARARGGRSEIFLRAPVGGGRAARLFLGDDYLIGADQVDSIATIAGLRIGSFERMDAKADGYRARNRRSGLRLVAG from the coding sequence ATGCCCCATGCCGGTTTCGTCCCCCTTCGCGTCTTTTCATCCTTCACCATGCTGGAAGGGGCGATAGACCCCAAGAAGATCGCGAAACAGGCCAAGGCGCTGGGTTTCCCGGCGGCGGCCATCACCGACCGCAATGGTCTCTACGGCTCCATGGCCTTTTCCGACGCCTGCAAGGGGGAGGGGGTGCAGCCGATCATCGGCGCGATGGTCGGCGTGGCGCGGCCCGAGCGCCCGGCCAATGCTGCGGCGGTGCACGACTGGATCGCCCTCTATGCGCAGGATGCCGTGGGCTATGACAATTTGTGCGCGCTGGTTTCGATGGCGCATCTGGACCGCCCGGTCGAGGAAGTGCCGCATATCAGCCTGGATATGCTGGAAGGCCGCACCGACGGGTTGATCGCCCTGACCGCTGGAGGCGAAGGAGCGCTTGCCCGTCTGTTCGCGGAGGACCAGCCCGCCGCCGCGCACGCCTATGTGAAGCGGCTGGAGGCGTTGTTCCCCGGACGGCTCTACATCGAAATCTGCCGCCGTCTCGATCCGGTCGAGGGGAAGGCGGAACCGGAACTGCTCGCCCTGGCCTATGCCCGCGACCTGCCTTTGGTGGCGACCAATCCGACTTGTTTCACCGAGCCGCATTTCCATGAGGCGCATGACGTGATGCTCTGCATCGCCGACAGCGCCTATGTCGAGACGCCCGACCGGCGGACCAGCTCGCCCGACGCCTGGATGAAACCGGCGGCGGAAATGAAGCGATTGTTCGAGGATTTGCCCGAAGCGCTGGCCAACACGCTGGTCGTCGCGCAGCGTTGTGCCGTCGCGGCACCCAAGCGCAAGCCCATCCTACCCAGCCTGGCCGGCGATATAGAGGGCGAGGCGAAGATGCTGCGCGATCAGGCGGCGGACGGGCTGGAAGCGCGGCTGGCCAAGGCGGGCATCACGGACGAGGAAGCGCGCAAGCCCTATTTCGACCGATTGAAGTTCGAAACCGACATCATCATCCAGATGGGCTTTCCCGGTTACTTCCTGATCGTCGCCGACTTCATCAGATGGGCGAAGGATCATGACATTCCGGTCGGTCCGGGCCGTGGTTCGGGCGCTGGATCGGTCGTCGCCTGGGCGCTGACGATCACCGATCTCGATCCGCTGCAATTGGGATTGCTGTTCGAACGCTTCCTGAACCCGGAACGTGTGTCGATGCCGGACTTCGACATCGACTTCTGCGAAACCCGGCGCGGCGAAGTGATTCGCTACGTCCAGCAGAAATATGGCGCGGATCATGTCGCGCAGATCATCACCTTCGGAAAGCTGAAGGCGCGCGCCGTGCTCAAGGATACGGGCCGCGTTTTGCAGATGAGCTATGGTCAGGTCGACCGCCTGGCCAAGCTGGTGCCTAACCATCCGACCGACCCCTGGACGCTGGAACGATCCCTGAATGGCGTGGCCGAGTTCCGGGCGGAATATGACAATGACGCGCAGGTCAAGCGCCTGATCGACTATGCCATGAAGCTGGAAGGCTTCCCGCGGCATAGCTCCACCCATGCGGCGGGCGTGGTGATCGCGGACAGGCCCCTGTCGCAACTGGTGCCGCTCTATCGCGATCCCCGGTCCGACATGCCGGTCACGCAGTTCGACATGAAATATGTCGAGGGCGCGGGGCTGGTGAAGTTCGACTTCCTCGGCCTCAAGACGCTGTCGGTGTTGCAGAAGGCTGTGCAATTGCTCGCCGGACGGGGCGTGGAGATCGACCTTAATGCGCTCGGTTGGGACGATCCGGCGGTTTATGAGCTGCTCCAGCGCGGCGACACGGTGGGCGTGTTCCAGTTGGAATCGGAAGGCATGCGCAAGACGCTGGCCGCCGTGCGTCCGACCAATTTCGGGGACATCATTGCGCTGGTGTCGCTCTATCGCCCCGGCCCGATGGACAATATCCCCATGTTTGGGCGTCGCAAGAACGGCCAGGAAGATATTGAATACCCTCACATTCTTCTGAAGCCTATCCTTGAAGAGACCTATGGCATCTTCGTCTATCAGGAACAGGTGATGCAGGCCGCGCAGATATTGGCGGGCTATTCGCTGGGTGACGCCGACCTGCTGCGCCGCGCCATGGGCAAGAAGATCAAGGCGGAGATGGACGCCCAGCGCGCCCGCTTCGTCGAAGGATGCGCGAAGAGCGACATCGCGGCGGGCAAGGCGAACGATCTGTTCGATTTGATCGACAAGTTCGCCGGCTATGGCTTCAACAAGTCGCATGCGGCCGCCTATGCCTTGCTCGCCTATCAGACCGCCTGGTTGAAGGCGCATTATCCGGCGGAATTCTACGCCGCGTCCATGGCCTTCGATATTCACCTGACCGACAAGCTGACGGTGTTCGTGGACGATATGCGGCGGATGGGGTTGGGCTGCCTGGCGCCTGACATCAACCGCAGCGAGGCGGATTTTTCGGTCGAGGCGGTCGAGCAGGAAGGCGATGATCCGCGCCTCGCCTTTGCCGTGCGCTATGCCCTGGGTGGCCTGAAAGGCGTGGGCGAAAAGGCGATGGAGCAATTGGTTGCAGAGCGTGATGCGGGCGGCCCGTTCAAGTCGCTGGACGATTTCGCCGACCGCATCGAACCGCGCCTGCTCAACCGGCGGCAGTTGGAAAGCCTGGCGGCGGCGGGCGCATTCGATGGCGTGCATGCGGACCGGGCCGGTGTCCATGCGGCGGCGGAAACGATCCTCAGCGTGGCCTCCAGCGCTGCGGAGGCGCGGGAGAGCGGGCAGGGCGGCCTGTTCGGGGATGTCGAAACGCCGCATGCCGATGTCCGCATTCCGCCGCATCAGACCTGGTCGACGGCGGACCGCATGGCGCAGGAAAAGGATGCGTTCGGCTTTTATTTCTCCGCCCATCCGGTCGACCGCTATCGGCATCTGGCCGAGGCCCGGGGCGCGAAAAGCTATGGCGCCATTTGCACCGAGCCTGTTGCCGAGGGTGGCCGGGCCAATGGCGTAATGGCCGCCATGGTCGAAGATGTGCGTTGGCGCGAAACCAAGCGCGGCGCGAGATATGCCGCCGCTACCTTCTCCGACAGCAGCGGCCAGTTCCAGGCAAGCTGTTTCGATGAGGATGCCTGCAAGGCAATAGAGGACATGGCCCGCGAGGGCGATTGCGCCCTGCTGATGGTGGAACTGGATCGCTTGCCGGGCGAGGAAACGCCGCGCGTGACGATCCGCGGCGTCGAGCCTTTCCGGCAATTGGCCAATAATTCCCGCATGGAATTGATCGTCGATGTCAGCGATGCAACGGCGGTCGAAGCGCTCGCACAGCTATTGGCGCGGGCCCGGGGAGGGCGTAGCGAGATATTCCTCCGAGCGCCGGTGGGCGGGGGCAGGGCGGCGCGCTTGTTCCTGGGTGATGATTATCTGATCGGTGCGGATCAGGTGGACAGCATCGCAACGATAGCAGGCTTGCGCATCGGCTCTTTCGAACGGATGGATGCCAAGGCGGACGGCTATCGCGCACGCAACCGGCGGTCGGGCCTGCGATTGGTAGCTGGCTGA
- a CDS encoding PA0069 family radical SAM protein, with protein sequence MAAEKGRGATLNGESRRFDLPERIADGDWLDALAEVDGAPPRRRTEVTVERPRTIISRNNSPDIAFNQSINAYRGCEHGCIYCFARPTHAYHDLSPGLDFETRLFAKPDAAELLRKELCSKAHKVSPIAMGTNTDPYQPIERDWKITRQCLEILWEYRHPVYITTKSDRIVRDIDLLVSMARERLVAVMISVTSLDPATARTLEPRAPHPLRRVEAIRLLSQAGVPVVASISPVIPAITDHEIESIVARVSSAGAQDVSYIPVRLPHEVAPLFRAWLEEHYPDRAAKVMAIIRDIRGGRDNDPNFGSRMRGQGVWADLIRARFQKARKRAGFTGERVTLRTDLFRRPEGAQMSLF encoded by the coding sequence ATGGCTGCGGAAAAGGGTAGAGGCGCGACATTGAACGGCGAAAGCCGCCGCTTCGACCTGCCCGAAAGAATCGCCGATGGCGACTGGCTCGACGCCTTGGCGGAGGTAGATGGTGCGCCGCCAAGACGACGCACGGAAGTCACCGTCGAACGACCCCGCACGATCATCAGCCGCAACAATTCTCCCGACATCGCCTTCAACCAGTCGATCAACGCCTATCGGGGTTGCGAGCATGGCTGCATCTACTGCTTTGCGCGCCCAACCCATGCCTATCACGATCTTTCGCCGGGCCTGGATTTCGAAACCCGCCTGTTTGCCAAACCCGATGCCGCTGAACTGCTGCGCAAGGAGCTTTGCAGCAAAGCCCATAAGGTGTCCCCCATCGCCATGGGGACTAATACCGATCCTTATCAACCAATCGAACGGGATTGGAAGATTACACGGCAATGCCTTGAAATATTATGGGAATATCGACACCCCGTCTATATCACGACCAAATCGGATCGCATCGTACGCGATATCGATCTGCTGGTTTCTATGGCGCGGGAAAGGCTCGTTGCCGTGATGATTTCGGTCACATCGCTCGACCCTGCAACGGCCCGGACGCTGGAGCCACGTGCACCACACCCGCTTCGCCGGGTCGAGGCGATCCGCTTGTTGTCGCAGGCCGGGGTGCCGGTAGTGGCCAGCATATCGCCCGTCATCCCCGCCATTACCGACCATGAGATAGAGAGCATCGTCGCTCGTGTCTCCTCGGCCGGTGCGCAAGATGTGAGCTATATTCCCGTCCGCCTGCCCCATGAAGTCGCCCCCTTGTTCCGCGCCTGGCTGGAAGAACATTATCCGGACCGGGCGGCCAAGGTGATGGCCATCATCCGCGATATTCGGGGCGGTCGTGACAACGATCCCAATTTCGGCAGCCGGATGCGCGGTCAGGGCGTGTGGGCCGACCTGATCCGCGCCCGGTTCCAAAAGGCGCGGAAACGGGCAGGCTTTACCGGCGAACGCGTGACCCTGCGCACGGATCTGTTTCGCAGGCCGGAGGGCGCCCAAATGAGCCTCTTTTAG
- a CDS encoding YbjN domain-containing protein, with translation MRKMAAIAGLWIGALTTPCLAADADPCGANLVCASDPETVTQALQAEGYKAALGKSSQTGNPKIESAASGYNYTIFFYECEQARHCASLQFQVSFEDDGGNTPELANKWNKDKRFAQMSVWDDGSLALAYDVTTMGGLNRKNFADVVDWWAVMLGEAGKFFKDNPSPAK, from the coding sequence ATGCGGAAAATGGCGGCGATTGCCGGCTTATGGATCGGTGCGTTGACAACGCCTTGCCTTGCGGCGGATGCCGACCCCTGCGGCGCGAATCTGGTCTGCGCCAGCGATCCCGAAACGGTGACCCAGGCTTTGCAAGCGGAAGGTTATAAGGCCGCTTTGGGCAAGAGCAGCCAGACGGGCAATCCAAAGATAGAGAGCGCCGCCAGCGGCTATAATTACACGATCTTCTTCTATGAGTGCGAACAGGCGCGCCATTGCGCTTCCCTGCAATTTCAGGTGAGCTTCGAGGATGATGGCGGCAATACGCCCGAACTCGCCAATAAATGGAATAAGGACAAGAGGTTCGCGCAGATGTCGGTCTGGGACGACGGGTCGCTGGCCCTGGCCTATGACGTGACCACCATGGGCGGTCTCAATCGGAAGAATTTCGCCGATGTGGTGGATTGGTGGGCGGTGATGCTTGGGGAGGCCGGGAAATTCTTCAAAGACAATCCGTCGCCCGCCAAATAA
- the moaB gene encoding molybdenum cofactor biosynthesis protein B — MPIDESRPFLPVRIALLTVSDSRTAADDRSGDILAERMTAAGHILAARHIERDERSAIVARLHAWIDDPQIDCIITTGGTGVTGRDVTPEALAQVQDKEIPGFGELFRWLSYQTIGTSTIQSRATACVARGTYLFALPGSTGAVKDAWDGILVSQLDSRFRPCNFVELMPRLTER, encoded by the coding sequence ATGCCGATTGACGAAAGCCGGCCGTTTCTGCCGGTGCGCATTGCGTTGCTGACCGTGTCGGACAGCCGCACTGCGGCAGACGACCGTTCGGGCGACATTCTGGCCGAACGCATGACAGCGGCCGGTCACATTCTGGCCGCCCGTCATATAGAGCGGGACGAACGCTCCGCCATCGTCGCCCGCCTCCATGCGTGGATCGACGATCCGCAGATCGACTGCATCATCACTACGGGCGGAACGGGGGTTACCGGGCGGGATGTCACGCCCGAAGCGCTGGCGCAGGTGCAGGACAAGGAAATTCCCGGCTTCGGCGAACTTTTCCGCTGGCTCAGCTATCAGACCATCGGCACCTCCACCATCCAGTCGCGCGCCACCGCCTGCGTGGCGCGGGGCACCTATCTCTTCGCGCTGCCGGGATCGACCGGCGCGGTCAAGGACGCCTGGGACGGCATCCTCGTCAGCCAGTTGGACAGCCGTTTCCGGCCTTGCAATTTCGTGGAATTGATGCCGCGTCTAACCGAACGCTAA
- a CDS encoding lytic transglycosylase domain-containing protein: MIRALTRSSCLAAVACALMAAMPAKADTANSGSGVISSVPLQLNDADKSRYGAIYAALRSQKWGDARAMIAALDTQDAVRPVALAELYLSKNSPKVELFELLDLINKAPWLDKADQLSRLAQKRGATLLPALPQVQKMVWLGSAPRREYVPAVKTDALAQALAGQIQPFIKNDDPASAEALLLTGEAGLTPDGLTEVRQRIAWAYYIGNDDANARRMAARALESRSGGDWAVQAYWTTGLAAWRQNDCRAAAPAFGNVAALAGNSDMRAAGAYWAARAYMVCGEAERVEALLKTAARSDESFYGLLARETLAVPLGGASATPRFGAAEWQQIKDSPNVRAAIALSAIGENARADQMLRYQAKIGGTSQYDALLRLAGALSLPETQLWLAHNGPVGKQPGSFARFPAPDWRPDGGWRVDPALIYAHTLQESGFRRDVVSSAGARGLMQVLPSTGNLMGLAAPDQLFVPSTNMEYGQRYLENLRGMSATGGLLPKVMAAYNAGPVPVERWNSEVKDNGDPLLFIESLPYYETRAYVNIVMRNYWMYQIQAKGSAESLAGMAQGLWPTFPGTKGTRLVRLKPRTPIASANVSASIAGGSD; this comes from the coding sequence GTGATTCGCGCCCTGACCCGTTCGTCCTGCCTGGCTGCCGTCGCCTGCGCCCTGATGGCCGCCATGCCCGCGAAAGCCGATACGGCCAACTCTGGCTCCGGGGTTATTTCCTCCGTCCCGCTTCAGTTGAACGATGCCGACAAAAGCCGGTACGGCGCCATTTACGCCGCCTTGCGCAGCCAGAAATGGGGGGATGCCAGGGCGATGATCGCCGCGCTGGATACGCAGGATGCCGTCCGTCCGGTCGCGCTGGCGGAACTATATCTCAGCAAGAATTCGCCCAAGGTCGAATTGTTCGAATTGCTGGACCTGATCAACAAGGCGCCGTGGCTGGACAAGGCGGATCAGCTTTCCCGGCTGGCGCAAAAGCGTGGCGCGACCCTCCTGCCCGCGCTGCCGCAGGTTCAGAAGATGGTCTGGTTGGGCAGCGCACCGCGCCGGGAATATGTGCCAGCGGTCAAGACCGACGCTCTGGCCCAGGCGCTGGCCGGGCAGATCCAGCCCTTCATCAAGAATGACGATCCGGCCAGCGCCGAAGCCTTGCTGCTCACCGGCGAAGCGGGCCTGACGCCCGATGGCCTTACAGAAGTGCGGCAGCGCATCGCTTGGGCCTATTATATCGGAAATGACGACGCCAACGCCCGGCGCATGGCGGCAAGGGCGCTGGAAAGCCGCAGCGGCGGCGATTGGGCGGTTCAGGCCTATTGGACGACAGGTCTGGCGGCCTGGCGCCAGAATGACTGCCGCGCTGCCGCCCCTGCCTTCGGCAATGTCGCGGCGCTTGCGGGCAACAGCGACATGCGCGCTGCGGGCGCCTATTGGGCAGCGCGCGCCTATATGGTGTGCGGGGAAGCTGAAAGGGTCGAGGCTCTGCTGAAGACCGCGGCCCGTTCGGATGAGAGCTTCTACGGCCTGCTGGCGCGTGAAACGCTGGCGGTGCCGCTGGGTGGCGCGTCGGCCACGCCCCGTTTCGGCGCGGCGGAATGGCAGCAGATCAAGGACAGCCCCAACGTGCGGGCGGCAATCGCACTTAGCGCGATCGGCGAAAATGCGCGGGCCGACCAGATGCTGCGTTATCAGGCGAAGATTGGCGGGACCAGCCAATATGACGCCCTGCTTCGCCTGGCCGGTGCGCTCAGCCTGCCGGAAACGCAGCTTTGGCTCGCCCATAATGGCCCGGTGGGCAAGCAACCGGGCAGCTTCGCCCGCTTCCCCGCGCCCGATTGGCGGCCGGACGGTGGGTGGCGCGTCGATCCCGCGCTGATCTATGCCCATACGCTTCAGGAATCGGGTTTCCGCCGGGACGTCGTCAGCAGCGCGGGTGCGCGCGGTCTGATGCAGGTGCTGCCCAGCACCGGCAATCTGATGGGCCTCGCCGCGCCCGACCAGTTGTTCGTGCCGTCGACCAACATGGAATATGGTCAGCGCTATCTGGAAAATCTGCGGGGCATGAGTGCGACCGGTGGGTTGTTGCCCAAGGTGATGGCCGCCTATAATGCCGGTCCGGTGCCCGTCGAACGGTGGAACAGCGAAGTGAAGGACAATGGCGATCCGCTGCTCTTCATCGAATCCCTGCCCTATTATGAAACCCGCGCCTATGTGAACATCGTGATGCGCAATTACTGGATGTACCAGATCCAGGCGAAGGGCAGCGCGGAGTCGCTGGCCGGCATGGCGCAGGGCCTGTGGCCGACCTTTCCAGGAACCAAGGGCACGCGCCTGGTGCGCCTGAAGCCCAGGACGCCGATCGCCAGCGCGAATGTCAGCGCCAGCATCGCGGGCGGTTCCGACTGA
- a CDS encoding uracil-DNA glycosylase family protein, which produces MRGLLRENAAEAANAYMAWWNLAGVDCAVGEERVDWLRTAQAHARPALPVGGDGPAPARPASFDAFLTWLAEDAAQPERHWPGAAILPEGPTEAPLMVITDMPDPADVSAGALLSDRAGQLFDGMLRAIGLKRADIHLASLFLSRPPGAMVEAADLAAAAARMRTHVMLAAPRRLLLLGDRTIRSLLPAADAGSRIFNHDGGTLPVFATFHPRLLLGQPAAKAECWRMLQGLIEEMSE; this is translated from the coding sequence ATGCGGGGATTATTGCGGGAAAATGCGGCAGAAGCCGCCAATGCCTATATGGCATGGTGGAATCTGGCCGGCGTGGATTGCGCGGTCGGCGAGGAGCGGGTCGATTGGCTGCGCACGGCTCAGGCCCATGCCCGGCCAGCGCTTCCGGTCGGCGGCGATGGCCCCGCCCCGGCCAGGCCCGCTTCCTTCGATGCTTTCCTGACCTGGCTGGCCGAGGATGCGGCGCAGCCGGAACGGCACTGGCCGGGTGCCGCGATCCTGCCGGAAGGACCGACCGAAGCGCCGCTCATGGTGATCACCGACATGCCGGACCCTGCGGACGTCAGCGCGGGCGCCCTGCTCAGCGATCGCGCAGGGCAGCTATTCGATGGGATGTTGCGGGCGATCGGCCTGAAACGCGCCGATATTCACCTGGCGTCCCTTTTCCTGTCCCGTCCGCCCGGCGCCATGGTCGAGGCAGCAGACCTGGCGGCGGCCGCCGCGCGCATGCGCACGCATGTCATGCTTGCCGCGCCGCGTCGATTATTGTTGCTGGGCGACCGAACCATCCGCAGCCTGTTGCCTGCGGCAGATGCTGGTTCACGGATATTTAACCATGATGGCGGCACCTTACCCGTCTTCGCCACATTCCATCCGCGTTTGCTGCTTGGCCAACCCGCGGCAAAGGCGGAATGTTGGCGTATGCTGCAAGGTTTGATTGAGGAAATGTCCGAGTGA